The following nucleotide sequence is from Halorussus caseinilyticus.
TCGACCGCGTGGTCAGCGACTTCACCGCCGGGGCGGTCGAGGAGATGATTCTGGAACGCGGCGACGACTACGACTACCTCTTCGTGGAAGGACAGGGAAGCATCGTCCACCCGGCCTACTCCGCGGTCACCTGTGGCATCCTCCACGGGTCGATGGCCGACAAACTCGTCCTCTGCCACGAGGCGGGCCGCGAGGCGGTCCACGGCTACGAGGAGTTCGACCTGCCGCCGATAGCCGACTACGTGGACCTCTACGAGGACCTCGCCCGACCGGTCCACGAGACCGAAGTCGTCGCCGGGGCGCTCAACACCAGAGAAGTCGCCGACGACGACGCGGCCAGAGACGCCGTGGCGACCTTCGGCGACGAACTCGACGCGCCCGTGACCGACCCCGTTCGCTTCGGCGGTCCCGACTCCGAGAGCCTTGAGGCGGTGCTGGAGGCGATTCTGTGAGCCTCGAAACCCACTTCGAGCGCGTCACGCTCCCGCTGGAAAACGCCTTCACCATCTCGCGCGGGACCCAAGAGACCGCCGAGAACGTCGTCGTCCGAGTCGAGGACGACGACGGGACCGCGGGCGTCGGCGCGGCCGCTCCCTCCGAACACTACGGCGAGACCGCCGCCACCGTGGAAGCCGTCCTCCCCGACCTCCTCGAAGTCGTCGAGGAAGTCGGCGACCCCCACCAACTCGACCGCATCGAGCGCCGAATGCGCGAGACGGTCGCGCGCAACCCGGCCGCGAGGTGCGCGGTCAGCATCGCGCTCCACGACTTGGTGGCCAAGCGCGCGGACCTGCCGCTGTACCGCTACTGGGGACTCGACCCCGACGAGACGGTCCCGACCTCCTACACCATCGGCATCGACTCCACCGAGAAGATGGCCGAGAAGACCGAGACCGCGGTCGAACGCGGCTACTCCGTCCTGAAGGTGAAGGTCGGCACCGACCGCGACGAGGAAATCGTCTCGACGGTCCGCGACCACGCGCCCGACGCGACCATCCGCGTGGACGCGAACGAGGCGTGGTCGCCGCGCGAAGCGGTCCGGAAGATAGACCGCCTCGCGGACTACGACCTCGAGTTCGTGGAGCAACCCGTCGCGGCCGCGAATCCCGAGGGAATGCGGTTCGTCCGGGAGCGCGCGGCGCTCCCCATCGCGGCCGACGAGTCGTGCGTCACCCTGCCCGACATCCCTCGAATCGCCGACAAAGCCGACATCGCCAACCTGAAACTCATGAAGTGCGGCGGTCTCCGGGAGGCCAAGCGGATGATTCACGCCGCGCGCGCCCACGGACTCGAAGTCATGCTCGGGTGCATGATAGAGTCCAACGCCGCTATCGCGGCGGCGGCCCACCTCGCGCCACTGCTTGACTACGCCGACCTCGACGGGTCGCTGTTGCTCGCCGAAGACGAGTACGCGGGCGTCCCGATGCCCGAGGGAGAAATCGACCTCGCCGGGATGGAGCGACCGGGGACCGGCGCGCGCCGGGAGTGAAGCAGACAACGACCCGGCTTCCGGTGGTTCAGTCGTCCGCAGAAACCGGTGTCTCTGACTGCGGGGACTCCTGTCTGGTCGTGTTCCACCCGAGTAACGTCGTCACGAACAGCACCAGCGGCGAGAGGAACCCGAAGAAGTAGTACGGGGCGTATTCGAGGGTCGCCACGCCGAAGACGCTGGCCATGTAGACCGCGCCAGCGTGCCACGGGATGAGCGCGCCCGTGGGCGTCCCGGCGGCCTCGACCGCCCGCGAGAGGTTCCGGCTTTCGAGGTCGTACTCGTCGTAGAGGTTTCGGAGGGTCATACCGGGCACCACAATCGCCATGTACTGCTGTGCCGAGAAGAGGTTGACCAGAATCGCGGACGCGCCGGTACTCACGACGAGGCCGGTTGCACTCCGGACGCCCCGCGCGAGGTAGTGGGCTAGCACCGCGAGGACGCCCATCCCCTCCAGTAGACCGCCGAGCGAGAGCGCGGCGACGACGACCGAGATTGTCCACGCGGACCCGGAGACGCCCCCGGCGGCCAGCAGGTCGTTCACGAGTTTCGTGCCGGTCTCGGGTGCGGTCCCGTTCAGGAACACGTCCCACGCGGCGGTGAAGCCGACGCCCTGCACGAGAATCGTGGTGAACACGCCAGCGAAGACGCCCGCGACGAGCGACGGGAGCGCGGGGGAGCCGTAGAGCGCGAGACCGAAGGTGACGACCAGCGGCAGGAACACCAGCGGCGAGAGGTCGTAGGTGCCCGCCAGCGCGCCCTGAATCTCGGCGACCTGTCCGGCCGGAATCGCCCCACCGGCCCGGAGTCCGAGCAGGGCGTAGAGAACCAGCGAGATGCCGAGTGCCAGCGCGGTGCCGGTCCGCATCGCTCGGATGTGGTCGTAGAGGTCGGTGTTCGTGACCGCGGCCGCGAGGTTGGTCGTGTCCGAGAGCGGCGACTGCTTGTCACCGGCGTACGCGCCGCTGAGAATCGCGCCCGCGGTCATGGGTTCGGGGATTCCCAGCCCCGACCCGATGCCGACGAACGCGACGCCGAGCGTCCCCGCGGTGGTCCACGACGACCCGATTGAGAACGCGACTGCGGCCGCCAGAATCGCGGTCGCGGGCAGGAACACCTCCGGCGTGAGTATCGACAGGCCGTAGTACATCAGGCCGGGAATCGTCCCCGCGCTGACCCACGTTGCGATGAGCGCGTAGATGACGAACAGGATGAGGACGGCCTGTAACCCCATCAGGAGGCTGTCGGCGATGCCGTCGTAGAGGTCGTCCCACGAGAGACCAATCCAGTAGTAGCCGACCAGTCCGGTCAGGACGATGCTCCAGAGCAGGGGACCGTGGGGCGCGAGTTCGAGGTACCCCGACCCGATTCCGAGGAAGACGACGACGCCGAGGACGGGCACGAGCGCCTGCGCCAGCGTCGGCCGTCGCTCGGGCGACAGTTCTCCGTACGTGAGCGGTTCGAAGTCGAGCGAAGCCATTGACGACCTCGAATAATGCGCGAGAGTATTAAACAGGAACGATTTTATTCGTATAAGGAATATTCAAATTGCAGTCTGGTATCGCTAGACACGGCTGTAGCCGCTTCACAAGCGCTGTGTCGTAGAACGCGGCAACTTCGACCGGTGACTCGGAGTCGGGCGGAAGTTCGTCCTACCTATCAGTGGAACCCTCGGCCTACCGGCCGGTGAAGTTCGGGCGTCTGCTGACGTGTTTCGGCAGGTAGCGGCGCTTCTTCGGCAGGTCGCCGATGTCGGCAAGCACTGCCTCCCGCAACTCCTCGAAGGTGAGTTCTCGTTCGGTCTGCTCGCCGCGGACCGTGACTTTGAACGCTTCGTCGTCGGCGACCTCCCGGTCGCCGACGACCGCGTAGTAGGGCACCCAGTCGGTCTCGGCTCTGGCGATGCGCTTGCCGACCGACTCGTCTCGGTCGTCCACGTCGGCCCGGATGCCGTCGGATTCGAAGTCGTCTGCGAGGGCGTCGCAGTACTCGACGTGTTCCTCGCCGACCGGGACGAACCGGACCTGCGTGGGCGAGAGCCACGTCGGGAGTCGCGGCGTTTCTTGCTTGGCGGCGGTTTCGAGCAGAGCGGCGACCACCCGCTCGATTCCGCCAGACGGCGAGTAGTGGAGGATGGGCGGGTGTCGGGTCTCGTCTCCGGTATCGTAGGTGATGTCGAAGCGCTCGGCGCTCTCCACGTCGATTTGGAC
It contains:
- a CDS encoding dipeptide epimerase, whose protein sequence is MSLETHFERVTLPLENAFTISRGTQETAENVVVRVEDDDGTAGVGAAAPSEHYGETAATVEAVLPDLLEVVEEVGDPHQLDRIERRMRETVARNPAARCAVSIALHDLVAKRADLPLYRYWGLDPDETVPTSYTIGIDSTEKMAEKTETAVERGYSVLKVKVGTDRDEEIVSTVRDHAPDATIRVDANEAWSPREAVRKIDRLADYDLEFVEQPVAAANPEGMRFVRERAALPIAADESCVTLPDIPRIADKADIANLKLMKCGGLREAKRMIHAARAHGLEVMLGCMIESNAAIAAAAHLAPLLDYADLDGSLLLAEDEYAGVPMPEGEIDLAGMERPGTGARRE
- the nhaC gene encoding Na+/H+ antiporter NhaC translates to MASLDFEPLTYGELSPERRPTLAQALVPVLGVVVFLGIGSGYLELAPHGPLLWSIVLTGLVGYYWIGLSWDDLYDGIADSLLMGLQAVLILFVIYALIATWVSAGTIPGLMYYGLSILTPEVFLPATAILAAAVAFSIGSSWTTAGTLGVAFVGIGSGLGIPEPMTAGAILSGAYAGDKQSPLSDTTNLAAAVTNTDLYDHIRAMRTGTALALGISLVLYALLGLRAGGAIPAGQVAEIQGALAGTYDLSPLVFLPLVVTFGLALYGSPALPSLVAGVFAGVFTTILVQGVGFTAAWDVFLNGTAPETGTKLVNDLLAAGGVSGSAWTISVVVAALSLGGLLEGMGVLAVLAHYLARGVRSATGLVVSTGASAILVNLFSAQQYMAIVVPGMTLRNLYDEYDLESRNLSRAVEAAGTPTGALIPWHAGAVYMASVFGVATLEYAPYYFFGFLSPLVLFVTTLLGWNTTRQESPQSETPVSADD